In the genome of Neofelis nebulosa isolate mNeoNeb1 chromosome 6, mNeoNeb1.pri, whole genome shotgun sequence, one region contains:
- the LOC131514430 gene encoding putative uncharacterized protein encoded by LINC00472 produces the protein MRPGSDPARLRVRAPALPRPLFDRPSARPAPSRPAWPPPGEGAPPRSRSREGSRPAAAEPGNLRAGKSLRRLRGAARRGAARPWRPRSPPVTFWTRRQPGPRRGRWRLRGGPEYVRGLPRKGLRPWRVAVEEG, from the exons ATGCGGCCGGGCTCCGACCCCGCGCGCCTCAGAGTGCGGGCGCCTGCGCTCCCCCGGCCCCTATTTGACCGTCCCTCGGCTCGCCCAGCCCCCTCCCGGCCAGCTTGGCCCCCGCCCGGGGAAGGGGCGCCCCCTCGCTCCCGCAGCCGGGAAGGAAGTCGGCCCGCGGCCGCCGAGCCCGGCAACTTGCGAGCCGGGAAAAGTTTGCGGCGCCTCCGCggggcggcgcggcgcggcgcggcccGCCCCTGGCGTCCACGGTCACCGCCGGTGACTTTCTGGACTCGTCGTCAGCCCGGGCCGCGGCGCGGCCGGTGGCGACTGCGGGGAGGGCCAGAGTACGTCCGAGGGCTCCCGCGCAAGGGGCTGCGG cCCTGGAGAGTTGCTGTAGAAGAGGGATAA